The Streptomyces collinus DNA segment AGGCACCGCAGGTCGTCGACGCGGTCGCCCCAGCGCCGCAGGCACCACAGACCGTCGACGCGGTCGCCTCAGGGCCGTTGCCGCGGCGGCGTCCAGGTCCCCGTGCCGCCCTCCCCCAGCCGGGACTCCAGTCGGCCGATGGCCGCCCACACGCCCTCGCCGTAGCTGTCGTCGGCGAGGCCGGCGGCGGCTTCCCGGGCCCACCGCAGATGGGTGCGGGCGGCGTCGCGGCGGCCGAGCCCGAGGTAGTCGTCCGCCAGGTTCAGATGCAGGGAGGGGTAGATCGCGATCACCGCGGCCACCGCGACGGCCTCCTCCCTGGCCTCGTCGGCCGCCGTCAGGGCACGCAGGTCCCAGGCCAGTTCGTCCGCCGGGTCGTCCTGGGTGTCGGCCAGGTAGTGGGCGAGGGTGCAGCGGTGCAGCGGGTCGCCGTGCTCGCCGATCTCCGCCCACAGGCCGAGGTAGCGGTGCCGGGCCTCCTCCCGGTCCCCGGCGTGGTGCAGCATGACGACCTGCCCGATCCGCGTCAGCACGGCATCGGGCGCCGCCTGCTCCTGTCGCTCCGCCACGACGCCCTCCGCGTACTCGCCGGCTGTTCCCGCCGACGCTAACCGCAGGCGGGGGCGATCCGGCTCAGGCGGCTCCGGACACCGCCGGGCCGGGCACGGCACGGCCGTACGGGCGGGGTGCGTCAGCCCAGGTTCGGGATCGTCCAGTCGATCGGCGTGTGCCCCTGGGCCGCCACGGCCTCGTTGATCTGTGTGAAGGGCCGGGAGCCGAAGAACTTCTTCGCGGACAGGGGCGAGGGATGCGCGCCCTTGATCACGGCATGCCGGGACTCGTCGATCAGCGGGAGCTTCTTCTGCGCGTAGTTGCCCCACAGCACGAAGACCGCCGGGTCGGGGCGCTCGGCCACGGCCCGGATCACGGCGTCGGTGAACTTCTCCCAGCCCCGGCCCTTGTGCGAGTTGGCCTCGCCGCCGCGGACCGTGAGCACCGCGTTGAGCAGCAGCACGCCCTGCTCGGCCCACGGCATGAGATAGCCGTTGTCCGGGATCGGCGTGCCCAGCTCCTGGTGCATCTCCTTGTAGATGTTGCGCAGGGACGGCGGGATCCGCACCCCCGGCCGGACCGAGAAGCACAGTCCGTGCCCCTGCCCCTCGCCGTGGTACGGGTCCTGACCGAGGATCAGGACCTTGACCCCCTCGTACGGCGTGGCGTCCAGCGCCGCGAAGACCTCCTCGCGCGGCGGATGGACGGGACCCTTCGCCCGCTCCTCCTCGACGAACTCCGTCAGCTCCTTGAACCAGGGCTGCTGCAGTTCGTCGCCCAGAACCCCGCGCCAGGACTCGGGCAGCATGGCGATGTCGGTCACGTCAACGTCCTCACGATGTGCGGTCACTTCAGGCCACAGAACCTACAGGCGACCACTGACACCGTGCCCGGGAGAGCCCGAAGCCGACCCGCTACCAGGCGGTCTTGCGGTGCAGCTCCCACAGCATCATGATCGTCGACGGGTCCAGGGCCCGCTCGGCGCCCGAGACGTCCCGGCTCGACGCCACGTACTGCCGCCCCTGCCACAGCGGCAGCAGTCGCGCGTCCTCCACGAGGATCTGCTGGGCCTCCTCGAACTCCTTCACCACGTTCGCGCGGTCGCTCTCCCGGCGCGACCTGGGCAGCAGATCGCCGGTGATCTCGGGCGCCGAGTAGGGCGTGCCGAGGGCGTTCTGGTCGCCGACGAACGGCGCGATGAAGTTCTCGGCGTCCGGGAAGTCGGGGAACCAGCCGCGCCCGAAGACCGGGTACTCGCCCTTCTGGTAGCCCTCGACGTAGGTCTTCCAGGGGCGGCTCTTCAGGCTGATCGAGAACAGGCCGGAGGCTTCGAGCTGGCGCTTCAGCTCCTTGAACTCGCCGGCGGTCTCGGAGCCGTAGCGGTCGCTCGTGTACCAGAAGGTGAGCGGGACGCGCTGGTTGATGCCCGCCTCGGTGAGGATCTTGCGGGCCTTTGCGACGTCCGGGTCGCCGTAGTCGTCGAAGAAGCCCGTGGTGTGGCCCGTGAGGCCCTTGGGGACCATGGAGTAGAGCGGGTCGACGGTGTCCTTGTAGACCTTGTGGGCGATCGCCGCCCGGTCGACGACCTGCGCGATGGCCTGCCGCACGGCCTTCTTGTTCGCCCAGGAGTCCTTCGGGTTGAACACCAGGTAGTTGATGTCGGTGCCCGTGCCCTCGACGAGCTGGATCTCCTCGTCCTTGGAGGACTTGCTCTGGAGGTCGACGACGTCTCCGGCGGCCAGGCCGCGGTACGTCACGTCGATCTCCTTGTCCCGCAGGGCCTTCACCATGGCACCGGAGTCCTGGAAGTAGCGGACGGTCACCGCGTCGTTCCGGCGCTCCGCGTAGCCCGTGTAGGAGTTGTTGCGGACGAGGACGGCTTCCTTGCCGTCGGCGTACGAGTCGAGGGTGTACGGCCCGGATCCGACCACGTCGCTGCCCTTGTGCAGGCTGTCCCGCGGATAGGCCTTCGGGGACACGATCGACATGGCCGGGGTGGCGAGCACGAACGGGAAGGTGGCGTCGGGCTTGTTGAGGTGGAAGATCACCTCACGGTCGTTGGGGGCCTGGACCCGCTCCAGGCTGCCCAGCAGACCGGCGGGGCCACCGTTGACGTTGATCTTGCGGATCCGGTCGAACGAGTACTTCACGGCCTGGGCGTCGAGCGCGTCGCCGTTGGAGAACTTCAGGCCCTCGCGCAGCTCGCAGCGGTAGACCTGGTTCGAGGAGTCGCTGAAGCCGCACTGCTCGGCGGCGTCCGGCTGGGGCTCGCTCGCGCCCGTCGGATAGCTCAGCAGCGTCTGGTAGATGTTGCGGAACAGCTCCCAGGAGCTGTCCCACGACGCGGCGGGGTCGAGGGTGCTGGGGGCACTGGTGGTGCCCAGAACGATCGGTCCTTCGTCCTCCGGGGTGTCTGACGACAGCACGCCGCACCCGGCGAGCAGGGACGATATGGACGCGATGGCCGCCACCTGCCACAGGCACCGGTTCCGCTTGAACACGCGCACGCTCCTCGATCTGCCATACCAAGGGTCGGCAGACCATACCGCAGTGCCGCGCCCCCTGGCCCTCCCCGGTGCATGACCTCTTGATCGATAAACCTTTGACGACGTTGTCATCGCCCTTTGCCATGTCTTTACGCAGGCACGGGCGCCGTCGGAGTCGACGGCGCCCGTTTCGGTCCGCAGGTGCGGTCCGCGTCAGCCGGTCCCGGCGTTGAGGAAGATGCCGCCGTCCACCACGAGCGTCTGGCCGGTGACCCAGTCGGACTGCTCGGAGGTGAGGAACGCGGCCGCGCCCCCGATGTCGGACGGCACGCCGAGCCGGCCCAGCGGGTAGGCCGCGGCGGCCTCCTCCTCGCGGCCCTCGTACAGGGCCTCGGCGAACTTGGTCTTCACGACGGCCGGGGCGATCGCGTTGACCCGGACCTTGGGTGCGAACTCGTGTGCGAGCTGCACGGTCAGGTTGATCATCGCGGCCTTGCTGACGCCGTACGCGCCGATGAAGGGCGAGGGCGACAGACCCGCGACGGAGGCGATGTTGACGATCGCGCCGCCGTTGTCCTTCTGCCAGGCGTGCCAGGTCCGCTGGGCGAAGCCCAGGGCCGAGACGACGTTGGTCTCGAAGACCTTGCGGGCGACGTTGAGGTCGAGGTCGGCGATCGGCCCGAACACCGGGTTCGTGCCGGCGTTGTTGACCAGGTAGTCGACGCGGCCGAAGGCCTCCAACGTGCGCTCGACGGCGACGGCCTGGTGGGCCTCGTCGTGCGCCTTGCCCGCCACGTAGACCGCGCGGTCGGCGCCGAGCTGCTCGACGGCCTCCTTGAGGGCGTCCTCGTTGCGGCCGGTGATGCACACGCGGTCACCGCGCGCGACGAGGGCCTCGGCGACGCCGTAGCCGATGCCGCGGCTGGCGCCCGTGACGAGGGCGACCTTGCCGGAGAGTTCCACGGAAGTCATGTTCTACATCCCTTAGTCGAGCGGTCCGCCGGCCACGTACAGCACCTGGCCGGAGACGAACCCGGCCGCCTCGCCCGTGAAGAAGGCGATGGCGTTGGCGATGTCCTCCGGCTCGCCGACCCGGGCCACCGGGATCTGGGTGGCGGCGGCGGCCTTGAAGTCCTCGAAGCCCATGCCGACGCGGTCGGCGGTGGCCTTGGTCATCTCGGTGGCGATGAAGCCGGGGGCGACGGAGTTGGCGGTGACGCCGAACTTGCCGAGCTCCTTGGCGAGCGTCTTGGTGAAGCCCTGCAGACCCGCCTTGGCGGCCGAGTAGTTCACCTGGCCGCGGTTGCCGAGCGCGGACGACGACGACAGGTTGACGATCCGGCCGAAGCCCGCGTCCACCATGTGCTTCTGGCAGGCCTTGGACATCAGGAAGGCGCCGCGCAGGTGCACGTTCATGACGGTGTCCCAGTCGGAGACGCTCATCTTGAACAGCAGGTTGTCGCGCAGCACGCCCGCGTTGTTGACCAGGATCGTCGGCGCGCCGAGCTCCTCGGCGATCCGGGCGACGGCCGCCTCGACCTGCGCCTCGTCCGAGACGTCACACCCGACCGCGACGGCCTTGCCGCCCGCGGCGGTGATCTTCTCGACGGTGTCCTTGCAGGCCGCCTCGTCGAGGTCGAGCACGGCGACCGCGCGGCCCTCGGCGGCCAGTCGTACGGCGGTGGCGGCACCGATG contains these protein-coding regions:
- a CDS encoding ABC transporter substrate-binding protein, with protein sequence MFKRNRCLWQVAAIASISSLLAGCGVLSSDTPEDEGPIVLGTTSAPSTLDPAASWDSSWELFRNIYQTLLSYPTGASEPQPDAAEQCGFSDSSNQVYRCELREGLKFSNGDALDAQAVKYSFDRIRKINVNGGPAGLLGSLERVQAPNDREVIFHLNKPDATFPFVLATPAMSIVSPKAYPRDSLHKGSDVVGSGPYTLDSYADGKEAVLVRNNSYTGYAERRNDAVTVRYFQDSGAMVKALRDKEIDVTYRGLAAGDVVDLQSKSSKDEEIQLVEGTGTDINYLVFNPKDSWANKKAVRQAIAQVVDRAAIAHKVYKDTVDPLYSMVPKGLTGHTTGFFDDYGDPDVAKARKILTEAGINQRVPLTFWYTSDRYGSETAGEFKELKRQLEASGLFSISLKSRPWKTYVEGYQKGEYPVFGRGWFPDFPDAENFIAPFVGDQNALGTPYSAPEITGDLLPRSRRESDRANVVKEFEEAQQILVEDARLLPLWQGRQYVASSRDVSGAERALDPSTIMMLWELHRKTAW
- a CDS encoding uracil-DNA glycosylase — encoded protein: MTDIAMLPESWRGVLGDELQQPWFKELTEFVEEERAKGPVHPPREEVFAALDATPYEGVKVLILGQDPYHGEGQGHGLCFSVRPGVRIPPSLRNIYKEMHQELGTPIPDNGYLMPWAEQGVLLLNAVLTVRGGEANSHKGRGWEKFTDAVIRAVAERPDPAVFVLWGNYAQKKLPLIDESRHAVIKGAHPSPLSAKKFFGSRPFTQINEAVAAQGHTPIDWTIPNLG
- the fabG gene encoding 3-oxoacyl-ACP reductase FabG; amino-acid sequence: MSTTEQRVAVVTGAARGIGAATAVRLAAEGRAVAVLDLDEAACKDTVEKITAAGGKAVAVGCDVSDEAQVEAAVARIAEELGAPTILVNNAGVLRDNLLFKMSVSDWDTVMNVHLRGAFLMSKACQKHMVDAGFGRIVNLSSSSALGNRGQVNYSAAKAGLQGFTKTLAKELGKFGVTANSVAPGFIATEMTKATADRVGMGFEDFKAAAATQIPVARVGEPEDIANAIAFFTGEAAGFVSGQVLYVAGGPLD
- a CDS encoding SDR family oxidoreductase, which codes for MTSVELSGKVALVTGASRGIGYGVAEALVARGDRVCITGRNEDALKEAVEQLGADRAVYVAGKAHDEAHQAVAVERTLEAFGRVDYLVNNAGTNPVFGPIADLDLNVARKVFETNVVSALGFAQRTWHAWQKDNGGAIVNIASVAGLSPSPFIGAYGVSKAAMINLTVQLAHEFAPKVRVNAIAPAVVKTKFAEALYEGREEEAAAAYPLGRLGVPSDIGGAAAFLTSEQSDWVTGQTLVVDGGIFLNAGTG